In one window of Skermanella rosea DNA:
- a CDS encoding PqiC family protein — protein MRRFRLGLLALLVPLVAACAATLPPPDLHVLSSLPREAATGPGSPAAARGPAVGVEQANIPEYLDRPEIVTRSGANTIQVSQGDRWGQRLQGDVTRVVADNLRGLLPSDNVFVLPLRRREQLTYTVTLDVTSFERDASGDAVLNAYWSVLDAQTEAERAGARARYVEPVEGEGIEATVAAMNRALNALSRDIAAGIRRASARK, from the coding sequence ATGAGACGCTTTCGACTGGGATTGCTGGCGCTGCTGGTCCCGCTGGTGGCCGCCTGCGCCGCGACGCTGCCGCCCCCCGACCTGCATGTCCTGAGTTCCCTGCCGCGCGAAGCCGCGACCGGGCCGGGATCGCCGGCCGCCGCGCGTGGCCCGGCGGTCGGGGTCGAGCAGGCCAACATTCCCGAATACCTGGACCGGCCGGAGATCGTGACCCGGTCCGGCGCCAACACGATCCAGGTCAGCCAGGGCGACCGCTGGGGCCAGCGGCTCCAGGGCGACGTCACCCGCGTGGTGGCTGACAACCTGCGGGGCCTGCTGCCCAGCGACAATGTCTTCGTGCTGCCGCTGCGCCGGCGCGAACAGCTGACCTACACCGTCACCCTCGACGTCACCTCGTTCGAGCGGGACGCGTCCGGCGACGCCGTGCTGAACGCCTACTGGAGCGTGCTCGACGCGCAGACCGAGGCGGAGCGGGCGGGCGCCCGGGCGCGGTACGTCGAACCGGTCGAGGGCGAGGGCATCGAGGCAACCGTCGCCGCCATGAACCGGGCGCTGAACGCGCTGAGCCGGGACATCGCCGCCGGGATCAGACGGGCGTCGGCCCGGAAGTGA
- a CDS encoding MlaD family protein: MKRKANPRLIGLFVLGAIALFVTALVALGSGILNQRLAPAVIYFDGSVNGLYVGAPVNFRGVRVGSVTRVDLVIDSQDLTARIPTYIEFDRDRMKWAGLPDGEQPDISYETMVERGLRAQLVFQSYVTQQLMVELDLLPDTPATLVGGDTDVAEIPAIPSTLDVVRRNIEQLPIQDMVATAMNTLTNVDKLLSSPEIGEALAAMAGGMREFETTMAAARSTFTTGSDTLAQVQQDLQATMAELQGLVGTANREFGPLVTSLRTTSESVEQAVSQAQTMLGNTNELVARNSPVRSDLETSMRNLSLASRSLRSFAETLERNPNALLLGR; the protein is encoded by the coding sequence ATGAAGAGAAAGGCGAATCCACGCCTGATCGGCCTGTTCGTGCTCGGCGCCATCGCCCTGTTCGTCACCGCCCTGGTGGCGCTGGGCAGCGGCATCCTGAACCAACGCCTGGCGCCGGCGGTGATCTATTTCGACGGATCGGTCAACGGGCTGTATGTCGGGGCGCCGGTCAATTTCCGCGGCGTCCGGGTCGGCTCGGTGACCCGGGTGGACCTGGTGATCGACAGCCAGGACCTGACCGCCCGCATCCCGACCTATATCGAGTTCGACCGGGACCGGATGAAATGGGCGGGGCTGCCCGATGGCGAGCAGCCGGACATCAGCTACGAAACCATGGTCGAGCGGGGGTTGCGCGCCCAGCTCGTCTTCCAGAGCTACGTGACCCAGCAGCTGATGGTCGAGCTGGACCTGCTGCCCGACACCCCGGCCACGCTGGTCGGCGGCGATACCGACGTGGCGGAGATCCCGGCGATCCCGTCCACCCTGGACGTGGTCCGGCGCAACATCGAGCAGCTGCCGATCCAGGACATGGTCGCGACGGCGATGAACACCCTGACCAACGTGGACAAGCTGCTGTCCTCGCCCGAGATCGGCGAGGCCCTGGCGGCCATGGCCGGCGGCATGCGCGAGTTCGAGACCACCATGGCCGCGGCCCGCAGCACCTTCACCACGGGGTCGGACACACTGGCCCAGGTGCAGCAGGATCTCCAGGCCACCATGGCCGAGCTCCAGGGGCTGGTCGGCACCGCCAACCGGGAGTTCGGGCCGCTGGTGACGTCCCTGCGCACCACGTCGGAGAGCGTCGAGCAGGCGGTATCCCAGGCCCAGACGATGCTGGGCAACACCAACGAGCTGGTTGCCCGCAACTCGCCCGTCCGCTCCGACCTGGAGACGTCGATGCGCAACCTGTCGCTGGCCTCGCGCTCGCTGCGCAGCTTCGCCGAGACGCTGGAGCGCAATCCCAACGCCCTGCTGCTGGGGAGATAG
- a CDS encoding ABC transporter ATP-binding protein, translating into MSDPGADRPSESRPGKAAPRITVEGLTMAFDGFVVQRDVSFQVPTGDIFVIMGASGCGKSTLLKHMIGLVEPAAGDIRYDGESFTAADLERRAVMSRRFGVLFQSGALWSSMTLAENVSVPLSQYTKLKPAEIAELVSLKLALVGLAGFEDFYPSEISGGMRKRAGLARAIALDPDILFFDEPSAGLDPLSSRRLDDLILELRDSLGATVVIVSHELASIFAIANNSVFLDAESRTAIDGGDPRRLREHSRHRSVRDFLSRGELEEAQP; encoded by the coding sequence ATGAGCGATCCCGGGGCCGATCGGCCCAGTGAATCCCGGCCGGGGAAAGCCGCGCCCAGGATCACCGTGGAGGGGCTGACCATGGCCTTCGACGGTTTCGTCGTCCAGCGCGACGTCAGCTTCCAGGTGCCGACCGGCGACATCTTCGTGATCATGGGCGCCAGCGGCTGCGGCAAGAGCACCCTGCTGAAGCACATGATCGGCCTGGTCGAGCCGGCGGCCGGCGACATCCGCTACGACGGCGAGAGCTTCACCGCCGCGGACCTGGAGCGGCGGGCGGTGATGAGCCGGCGCTTCGGCGTGCTGTTCCAGAGCGGCGCGCTGTGGAGCTCGATGACGCTGGCCGAGAACGTGTCGGTGCCGCTGTCCCAGTACACCAAACTCAAGCCCGCCGAGATCGCCGAGCTGGTGTCGCTCAAGCTGGCCCTGGTCGGGCTCGCCGGGTTCGAGGACTTCTATCCTTCGGAGATCAGCGGCGGCATGCGCAAGCGCGCCGGCCTCGCGCGGGCGATCGCGCTCGACCCCGACATCCTGTTCTTCGACGAGCCGTCGGCCGGGCTCGACCCGCTCAGCTCGCGCCGGCTGGACGACCTGATCCTGGAGCTGCGCGACAGCCTGGGCGCCACCGTCGTGATCGTCAGCCACGAGCTGGCCAGCATCTTCGCCATCGCGAACAATTCCGTCTTCCTGGACGCCGAGAGCCGCACCGCGATCGACGGGGGCGATCCCCGGCGCCTGCGGGAGCACAGCCGCCACCGCTCGGTTCGGGATTTCCTGAGCCGCGGCGAGCTCGAGGAGGCCCAGCCATGA
- a CDS encoding MlaE family ABC transporter permease, whose translation MTAVTRQDRSRDDDRGNAVELRPGDAGRLTLVLSGDWRIANGLAGTSDVEALLDGDRVRMLACEDGGLRGWDSALVSYLLKVRDLCAARDVGFDAGGLPPGIVRLIALARAVPVKADAARGGGAAPLTVRVGRAVLDNLRGADQAVSFLGEIMLGLGRMLVGRARFRRVDFLQAIEDAGAQALPIVTIVSLLVGLTVAFVGAIQLQQFGADIYVANLVGLAMTREMAALMTAIVLAGRTGAAYAAQLGTMQGNEEIDALSTIGISPIDFLVLPRVLALALMMPLLFIYSCFLGLLGGYIVGVAMLGLSGNAYIIQTVGALSMTDFWVGFVKSIVFGMLVAYAGALRGMQAGRSAQAVGVAATSAVVTSIVFIIVVDAVFAVMTNLLGI comes from the coding sequence ATGACGGCGGTTACCAGGCAGGACAGGTCCCGGGACGACGACCGGGGCAACGCGGTGGAATTGCGCCCCGGCGATGCCGGGCGGCTGACGCTCGTGCTGTCCGGGGACTGGCGTATCGCGAACGGCCTTGCCGGGACGTCCGACGTCGAGGCGCTGCTCGACGGGGACCGGGTCCGCATGCTGGCCTGCGAGGACGGCGGCCTGCGGGGCTGGGACAGCGCCCTGGTCAGCTATCTGCTGAAGGTGCGCGACCTGTGCGCCGCCCGCGACGTCGGGTTCGACGCCGGAGGTCTGCCGCCGGGCATAGTGCGGCTGATCGCCCTGGCCCGCGCGGTGCCGGTCAAGGCGGACGCGGCGCGCGGCGGCGGCGCCGCGCCGCTGACGGTCAGGGTCGGGCGCGCCGTGCTGGACAACCTGCGCGGCGCCGACCAGGCGGTCAGCTTCCTGGGCGAGATCATGCTGGGGCTCGGCCGGATGCTGGTCGGGCGCGCCCGCTTCCGCCGGGTCGATTTCCTGCAGGCGATCGAGGATGCCGGGGCGCAGGCGCTGCCGATCGTCACCATCGTCTCGCTGCTGGTCGGGCTGACCGTCGCCTTCGTCGGCGCGATCCAGCTCCAGCAGTTCGGCGCGGACATCTATGTCGCCAACCTGGTCGGCCTCGCCATGACCCGCGAGATGGCCGCCCTGATGACGGCGATCGTGTTGGCCGGCCGGACCGGCGCCGCCTATGCCGCCCAGCTCGGCACCATGCAGGGCAACGAGGAGATCGACGCGCTGTCGACCATCGGCATCTCGCCGATCGACTTCCTGGTTCTGCCCCGGGTGCTGGCGCTGGCGCTGATGATGCCGCTGCTGTTCATCTATTCCTGTTTCCTGGGCCTGCTGGGCGGCTACATCGTCGGCGTCGCCATGCTGGGCCTGTCCGGCAACGCCTACATCATCCAGACCGTCGGCGCGCTGAGCATGACCGACTTCTGGGTGGGTTTCGTCAAGAGCATCGTGTTCGGCATGCTGGTCGCCTATGCCGGGGCTCTCCGCGGCATGCAGGCCGGACGCAGCGCCCAGGCCGTCGGCGTCGCCGCCACCTCGGCGGTGGTGACCTCGATCGTGTTCATCATCGTGGTCGACGCGGTCTTCGCCGTCATGACCAACCTGCTGGGGATCTGA
- the ehuB gene encoding ectoine/hydroxyectoine ABC transporter substrate-binding protein EhuB: MIVTRCRPGGLTAAFLLILLGAMLPMASSRAGETLDRILETRAVRIGYAPMPPFSYRLPDGRVTGEAPEVARRVFARMGVREIRAVEVEFGALIRGLKAGRFDVIASGMYIVPERCRQIAFSSPTYRAVNDLGRGLAVRAGNPRDIHGYDDIARDPSVRLGVVAGTVERTLVRAAGIRDSQLVIFPDVAAAARGVVTGRVDALAAAAPAVRAVVERDPKILEVAQPFRPTARQAAGPAEHGAFGFRREDADLVEAFDRELRSFLGTPEHLDVVARFGISAAELPTATTAELCAR, translated from the coding sequence ATGATTGTGACCCGTTGCCGGCCCGGCGGGCTGACCGCGGCATTCCTGCTGATCCTTCTCGGCGCGATGCTGCCGATGGCCTCGTCCCGGGCCGGGGAGACCCTGGACCGGATCCTGGAAACGCGGGCGGTCCGGATCGGCTACGCGCCGATGCCGCCCTTCTCGTACCGCCTGCCGGACGGGCGCGTCACGGGCGAGGCCCCGGAGGTCGCCCGCCGGGTCTTCGCGCGGATGGGAGTGCGGGAGATCCGGGCGGTGGAGGTGGAGTTCGGCGCGCTGATCCGCGGCCTGAAGGCCGGACGCTTCGACGTCATCGCATCCGGCATGTATATCGTGCCGGAGCGCTGCCGGCAGATCGCGTTCTCCTCACCGACCTACCGCGCCGTCAATGATCTGGGCAGGGGGCTGGCGGTGCGTGCCGGCAACCCCCGCGACATCCACGGCTACGACGACATCGCCAGGGACCCTTCGGTCCGGCTGGGCGTCGTGGCCGGGACGGTCGAGCGGACCCTGGTCCGGGCGGCGGGCATCCGCGACAGCCAGCTCGTAATCTTCCCCGACGTGGCCGCCGCCGCGCGCGGGGTGGTGACCGGCAGGGTCGACGCCCTGGCGGCCGCGGCGCCCGCCGTCAGGGCCGTGGTGGAGCGCGATCCGAAGATCCTGGAGGTGGCGCAGCCGTTCCGGCCGACGGCCCGGCAGGCCGCCGGACCCGCCGAGCACGGCGCCTTCGGCTTCCGCAGGGAGGACGCCGATCTGGTCGAGGCGTTCGACCGGGAGCTGCGATCGTTCCTGGGCACGCCGGAGCATCTGGACGTGGTGGCGCGGTTCGGCATTTCCGCGGCCGAGTTGCCCACGGCGACCACGGCCGAACTATGCGCCCGCTGA
- a CDS encoding hybrid sensor histidine kinase/response regulator, whose translation MKRARLPTMLLAAALPIVLFAAAMTVLFDRQQTRSWEAVMHQATAAARATVDERVMTIRITLETLAISGRSADRRRADFPVQAERVLAMRPDWMALRLTLRDGSAEADVRRDGLEVPRNAGAAGVEADIAAVFRYGEPRVSGVLADPARADEPVFAVSVPLFGDDGVERVVTAHVRAWTINQALRDQGISPGWRIAVLDRDGSLVARTLSEDSRDPGIGGPPDATLLDGLRRGLPMFHATNALNEDLYVASSVSGLTGWTVALGMPASLIDLPAKRTLAAVVGGGILAVALALGIGWLLARSLMKRSAAERRLLQLELAQASNERTAAILESTSDGVFEVNPGWRIIFINSRARSLLTGGVDVTGRLLWDVLPEADTTAFWHEFHRVATERVPAEFEEFYPALGAWFYVRAFPLPDGGIAVYFQDVTEGRRARDALADSERRYRFLAESIPQIVWTATPDGGVDYVNGRLKTYLGAKEESFSDGWRWLENLHPDDVESTRQAWKSAQTTSSVYEHEHRFRRHDGMFRWHLARALPMLDETGQVVRWFGTSTDIHDQKLQQEALQAARDEAERARGVAEQADLAKSRFLAAASHDLRQPMQSLFLFADSLKAHIADREGADKLLHLRRGLDALKVLLDGLLDVSRLDADAVQPTVEDVPLDPLLDRIGGAYAKVAAAKGLSFEIRACGGTVRTDRTLLGRILNNLLENAVHYTETGRIRIDCRRTGDTVRIEVQDTGIGIPPDHLEDIWTEFHQVGNPERDRNQGLGLGLAIVDRLARLLGHRVEALSALGRGSVFSIELPAGAAVETPAVAPAAAAGGPASAPPPPAPASPAGERRYAVLVDDDAIVLLGLQSILRDWGYDVLAAGSTEQALDRLGTSDRRPDIVVADYRLRGGRVGTEAILKIRELFGSDIPGVILTGETGPECARDAAAHGFSVAHKPITSHQLSLAMEKLLSDAAD comes from the coding sequence ATGAAGCGCGCCCGACTTCCGACGATGCTGCTGGCGGCCGCGCTGCCCATCGTGCTCTTCGCGGCAGCCATGACGGTCCTGTTCGACCGGCAGCAGACGCGGTCCTGGGAAGCGGTCATGCATCAGGCCACCGCGGCGGCGCGCGCCACCGTCGACGAGCGCGTGATGACGATCCGGATCACCCTCGAGACGCTGGCCATATCGGGCCGGTCCGCGGACCGCCGGCGCGCCGATTTTCCCGTGCAGGCGGAGCGCGTGCTGGCCATGCGCCCGGACTGGATGGCTCTCCGGCTCACCCTGCGCGACGGCAGCGCCGAGGCGGACGTTCGCCGCGACGGCCTGGAAGTGCCCCGGAACGCCGGGGCGGCCGGGGTGGAGGCGGATATCGCGGCGGTCTTCCGCTACGGCGAGCCGCGCGTCAGCGGCGTGTTGGCCGATCCGGCACGGGCCGACGAGCCGGTGTTCGCGGTCAGCGTTCCCCTGTTCGGCGACGACGGGGTCGAGCGCGTGGTCACGGCCCATGTGCGGGCATGGACGATCAACCAGGCCTTGCGGGACCAGGGGATTTCGCCGGGATGGCGGATCGCCGTCCTGGACAGGGACGGCAGCCTGGTCGCCCGCACCCTGTCGGAGGATTCGCGAGATCCCGGCATCGGCGGCCCGCCGGACGCGACCCTGCTGGACGGGCTGCGGCGCGGGCTGCCGATGTTCCACGCGACCAACGCGCTGAACGAGGACCTGTACGTCGCCTCCTCCGTCTCGGGCCTGACCGGGTGGACGGTAGCCCTCGGCATGCCGGCGTCCCTGATCGACCTGCCGGCCAAGCGGACCCTGGCGGCGGTGGTCGGCGGCGGCATCCTGGCGGTCGCGCTGGCCCTCGGGATCGGCTGGCTGCTGGCGCGCTCCCTGATGAAGCGCAGCGCCGCCGAGCGCCGCCTGCTTCAGCTGGAACTGGCCCAGGCCTCGAACGAGCGCACCGCGGCCATCCTGGAAAGCACGTCCGACGGAGTCTTCGAGGTCAATCCCGGCTGGCGCATCATCTTCATCAACAGCCGCGCCCGCTCCCTGCTCACGGGAGGCGTCGACGTCACCGGCCGCCTGCTGTGGGACGTCCTGCCCGAGGCCGACACCACCGCCTTCTGGCACGAATTCCATCGCGTCGCCACGGAACGGGTCCCGGCGGAGTTCGAGGAGTTCTATCCGGCCCTGGGGGCCTGGTTCTATGTCCGGGCGTTCCCCCTGCCCGACGGCGGCATCGCCGTCTATTTCCAGGACGTGACCGAGGGCCGCCGCGCCCGCGACGCGCTGGCCGACAGCGAGCGCCGCTACCGCTTCCTGGCCGAGAGCATTCCCCAGATCGTCTGGACGGCGACCCCGGACGGCGGCGTCGACTATGTCAACGGCCGGCTCAAGACCTACCTGGGCGCCAAGGAGGAGAGCTTCTCCGACGGCTGGAGATGGCTCGAGAACCTGCACCCGGACGACGTCGAAAGCACCCGGCAGGCCTGGAAGAGCGCCCAGACCACCTCCAGCGTCTATGAGCACGAGCACCGCTTCCGCCGTCACGACGGCATGTTCCGGTGGCATCTGGCCCGCGCCCTGCCGATGCTGGACGAGACCGGGCAGGTCGTGAGGTGGTTCGGCACCTCGACCGACATCCATGACCAGAAGTTGCAGCAGGAAGCGCTCCAGGCCGCGCGCGACGAGGCCGAACGGGCCCGCGGCGTGGCCGAGCAGGCCGACCTGGCCAAGAGCAGGTTCCTGGCCGCCGCCAGCCACGACCTGCGGCAGCCGATGCAGTCGCTGTTCCTGTTCGCCGACAGCCTGAAGGCGCACATCGCCGATCGGGAGGGGGCCGACAAGCTCCTGCACCTGCGGCGCGGCCTGGACGCCCTGAAGGTCCTGCTGGACGGTCTGCTGGACGTGTCGCGACTGGACGCCGACGCGGTCCAGCCGACCGTCGAGGACGTGCCGCTGGACCCGTTGCTTGACCGGATCGGAGGCGCCTATGCCAAGGTGGCCGCCGCCAAGGGGCTGTCGTTCGAGATCCGCGCCTGCGGCGGCACCGTGCGGACCGACCGTACCTTGCTGGGCCGCATCCTGAACAACCTGCTGGAGAATGCCGTCCATTACACCGAAACGGGCCGGATCAGGATCGACTGCCGCCGGACCGGCGACACGGTCCGGATCGAGGTCCAGGACACCGGCATCGGCATTCCTCCCGACCACCTGGAAGACATCTGGACGGAGTTCCACCAGGTCGGCAACCCGGAGCGCGACCGGAACCAGGGGCTCGGCCTCGGGCTGGCGATCGTCGACCGGCTCGCCCGCCTGCTGGGCCACCGGGTGGAGGCCCTGTCGGCCCTCGGCCGGGGGTCGGTCTTCAGCATCGAACTGCCGGCCGGCGCCGCCGTGGAGACCCCGGCGGTCGCCCCGGCCGCCGCTGCCGGCGGTCCGGCATCGGCACCCCCGCCGCCCGCCCCCGCGTCCCCGGCGGGCGAGCGGCGCTACGCGGTGCTGGTGGACGACGACGCGATCGTCCTGCTCGGGCTCCAGAGCATCCTGCGGGACTGGGGCTACGACGTCCTGGCCGCCGGATCGACGGAGCAGGCGCTGGACCGGCTCGGGACCTCGGACCGCAGGCCGGACATCGTCGTGGCCGACTACCGGCTGCGCGGCGGCCGCGTCGGCACCGAGGCGATCCTGAAGATCCGCGAGCTGTTCGGCAGCGACATCCCGGGCGTGATCCTGACCGGGGAGACCGGGCCGGAATGCGCGCGGGACGCCGCCGCCCACGGCTTCAGCGTCGCCCACAAGCCGATCACGTCGCACCAGCTCAGCCTCGCGATGGAGAAGCTGCTCAGCGACGCGGCGGACTGA
- a CDS encoding bifunctional metallophosphatase/5'-nucleotidase, translated as MATKTALLGAGLLTLLGTGLWPAAAGAAEFQLRILHVNDVHARYDQVTSSGGFCTPKDESAAKCVGGAARLQTKLRELRGDNALFLDAGDQFQGTLFYTHFKHGAVQTVLGMLNPDAQTLGNHEFDDGPAGLRPYLDAVSWPVLSANLDSSREPGLEGRYKPSTVVEKGGQRIGIIGLTTSDTPITSSPGPTVAFRDEAAALARAVADLKAQGVDKIIALTHVGYAEDQALAAAVDGVDVYVGGHSHSFLETGNDKAAGPYPTVVTTPSGAPALVVQAGSYGTHLGRLDVTFDASGVPTAWTGGPVALGAEVAQDPAVRDKIVQLNVPLAQLRGQPVGEAGVELVGTSDACRFGECNLGNLIADAMLWATRDQGTRIAVQNGGGIRSGIPAGRVTMGQVIEVLPFSNTLATFEISGADLRASLEGGVSKAHDKTTSGTGRFPQVAGLRYAFDPAKPEGERIRSVEVREPDGSFRPLDPAATYKVATNNFVRAGGDGYGLFAKAADAYDFGPNLEMVVAEYIKANGPVAPQVEGRITRAP; from the coding sequence ATGGCGACGAAAACCGCTCTGCTTGGAGCAGGGCTCCTGACCCTGCTCGGAACCGGCCTCTGGCCCGCGGCGGCCGGAGCGGCCGAGTTCCAGCTGCGCATCCTGCACGTCAACGACGTGCATGCCCGCTACGACCAGGTGACCTCCTCCGGCGGGTTCTGCACGCCGAAGGACGAGTCGGCCGCCAAGTGCGTCGGCGGCGCCGCCCGCCTGCAGACCAAGCTCCGGGAGCTGCGCGGCGACAATGCCCTGTTCCTCGATGCCGGCGACCAGTTCCAGGGAACCCTTTTCTATACCCATTTCAAGCACGGCGCGGTCCAGACGGTGCTGGGCATGCTGAACCCCGACGCCCAGACGCTCGGCAACCACGAGTTCGACGACGGCCCGGCGGGATTGCGCCCCTATCTGGACGCGGTGTCCTGGCCGGTGCTGAGCGCCAACCTGGACAGCTCGCGCGAACCCGGCCTGGAGGGCCGCTACAAGCCGTCCACCGTAGTCGAGAAGGGCGGGCAGCGGATCGGAATCATCGGCCTTACCACGTCCGATACCCCGATCACTTCCAGCCCCGGCCCCACCGTGGCTTTCCGCGACGAGGCCGCCGCCCTGGCGCGGGCGGTCGCCGACCTGAAGGCGCAAGGCGTCGACAAGATCATCGCGCTGACCCATGTCGGCTATGCCGAGGACCAGGCGCTGGCCGCGGCGGTGGACGGCGTGGACGTTTATGTCGGCGGGCACAGCCACAGCTTCCTGGAAACCGGCAACGACAAGGCCGCCGGTCCCTATCCGACCGTCGTAACGACCCCGTCGGGCGCCCCGGCGCTGGTGGTGCAGGCGGGCTCCTACGGGACCCATCTCGGCCGGCTGGACGTCACCTTCGACGCTTCCGGCGTGCCCACGGCCTGGACCGGCGGTCCGGTGGCCTTGGGAGCCGAGGTAGCCCAGGACCCCGCCGTGCGGGACAAGATCGTCCAGCTCAACGTGCCGCTGGCCCAGCTCCGCGGCCAGCCCGTCGGCGAGGCCGGGGTGGAACTGGTCGGCACCAGCGACGCCTGCCGGTTCGGCGAATGCAACCTGGGCAACCTGATCGCCGACGCGATGCTGTGGGCGACCCGCGACCAGGGGACCCGCATCGCGGTCCAGAACGGCGGCGGCATCCGGTCCGGCATCCCGGCCGGCCGGGTGACCATGGGCCAGGTGATCGAGGTGCTGCCCTTCTCCAACACCCTGGCGACGTTCGAGATCAGCGGCGCCGACCTGCGCGCCAGCCTGGAGGGCGGGGTGTCCAAGGCGCACGACAAGACCACGTCGGGCACCGGGCGTTTCCCGCAGGTCGCCGGGCTGCGCTACGCGTTCGATCCCGCCAAGCCCGAGGGGGAGCGCATCCGGTCGGTGGAGGTCCGCGAGCCGGACGGCAGCTTCCGCCCGCTCGACCCCGCGGCGACCTACAAGGTCGCGACCAACAATTTCGTGCGGGCGGGCGGCGACGGCTACGGCCTGTTCGCCAAGGCCGCCGACGCCTATGATTTCGGCCCCAACCTGGAGATGGTGGTCGCCGAATACATCAAGGCGAACGGCCCGGTGGCACCGCAGGTGGAGGGGCGCATCACCCGCGCGCCGTGA
- a CDS encoding alanine/glycine:cation symporter family protein: MESVDAVLGALNTVIWGYLLIYVLIGAGIYFTVKTRFVQFRRFGHLFGVMSGSRHCEGGGISPFQAFCVSMASRVGTGNIAGVAIALTLGGPGAVFWMWCVALVGMATAFVEATLAQLYKVPQPDGTFRGGPAYYIQRGLGSRAWGIVFAILLIFTFGLAFNAVQANTIADVLGESFGVPTWVTGVALALICAPIFFGGIRSVARVAEWMLPVMALAYVALALLILAIHIDRVPDMFMLIVRSAFGLDQAAAGAFGGLTVALMNGAKRGLFSNEAGMGSAPNMAATATTHHPATQGFIQALGVFVDTIVICSATAFIILLSNQYDVTGATEMAGASLTQSVIAEEFGTAGGLFMTFVIFLFAFSSIIGNYAYADGNMTFLGARISTFNIFRIVAVLAVLGGSIGELPTVWALADVAMGLMALVNLGAILMLSKWAFATLADYEASEERGRPRFEASGNALMPGALKTEVW, encoded by the coding sequence ATGGAAAGTGTCGATGCCGTGCTCGGCGCACTCAACACCGTGATCTGGGGCTACCTGCTGATCTATGTGCTGATCGGCGCCGGGATCTACTTCACCGTGAAGACCAGGTTCGTGCAGTTCCGCCGGTTCGGCCACCTGTTCGGCGTCATGTCCGGCTCCCGCCACTGCGAGGGCGGTGGGATATCGCCGTTCCAGGCCTTCTGCGTCAGCATGGCGAGCCGCGTCGGCACCGGCAACATCGCCGGCGTCGCGATCGCGCTGACCCTGGGCGGGCCGGGCGCCGTGTTCTGGATGTGGTGCGTCGCCCTGGTGGGCATGGCGACCGCCTTCGTCGAGGCGACCCTGGCCCAGCTCTACAAGGTGCCGCAGCCGGACGGCACGTTCCGCGGCGGCCCGGCCTATTACATCCAGCGCGGCCTGGGCTCCCGGGCCTGGGGCATCGTGTTCGCGATCCTGCTGATCTTCACCTTCGGGCTGGCCTTCAACGCGGTCCAGGCGAACACCATCGCCGACGTGCTGGGCGAGAGCTTCGGGGTGCCGACCTGGGTGACCGGCGTGGCGCTGGCCCTGATCTGCGCGCCGATCTTCTTCGGCGGCATCCGCTCGGTCGCCCGCGTGGCGGAATGGATGCTGCCGGTCATGGCGCTGGCCTACGTGGCGCTGGCGCTGCTGATCCTGGCGATCCACATCGACCGGGTGCCCGACATGTTCATGCTGATCGTCCGCTCCGCCTTCGGGCTGGACCAAGCGGCGGCCGGGGCCTTCGGCGGGCTGACGGTGGCGCTGATGAACGGCGCGAAGCGCGGCCTGTTCTCCAACGAGGCGGGCATGGGCAGCGCCCCCAACATGGCGGCCACCGCGACGACGCACCATCCCGCGACCCAGGGCTTCATCCAGGCGCTGGGAGTCTTCGTGGACACCATCGTGATCTGCTCGGCCACCGCCTTCATCATCCTGCTGTCGAACCAGTACGACGTGACCGGCGCCACCGAGATGGCGGGCGCCAGCCTGACCCAGTCGGTGATCGCGGAGGAGTTCGGCACGGCCGGCGGCCTGTTCATGACCTTCGTGATCTTCCTGTTCGCCTTTTCCTCGATCATCGGCAACTACGCCTATGCCGACGGCAACATGACCTTCCTGGGCGCCCGGATCAGCACCTTCAACATCTTCCGGATCGTCGCGGTGCTGGCGGTGCTGGGCGGCTCGATCGGCGAACTGCCGACCGTCTGGGCGCTGGCCGACGTCGCCATGGGCCTGATGGCGCTGGTCAACCTGGGAGCCATCCTGATGCTGTCCAAATGGGCCTTCGCGACCCTGGCCGACTACGAGGCGTCGGAAGAGCGGGGCCGGCCCCGGTTCGAGGCCAGCGGCAACGCCCTGATGCCGGGCGCCCTGAAGACGGAGGTCTGGTAG
- a CDS encoding EthD family reductase, with protein MFTLALLLYRKPGTTTEQYQTYWHDVHGPIAAKIPGLRGYVQKHVQPDAEGNVPVDGIAELTFDSADAQQAGFASPEGKAALDDVANFADTSRVVAFPVEVRRIV; from the coding sequence ATGTTCACGCTGGCCCTGCTGCTCTACCGGAAGCCCGGCACCACCACCGAGCAGTACCAGACCTACTGGCACGACGTTCACGGCCCGATCGCGGCGAAGATCCCCGGGCTGCGCGGCTATGTCCAGAAGCACGTCCAGCCCGACGCCGAAGGCAACGTGCCGGTGGACGGCATCGCCGAATTGACCTTCGACAGCGCCGACGCCCAACAGGCCGGCTTCGCCTCCCCGGAGGGCAAGGCCGCGCTCGACGATGTCGCCAACTTCGCGGACACGTCGCGGGTGGTGGCCTTCCCGGTGGAGGTGCGGCGGATCGTGTAG